GGAGAATTTTTCAATCATTTTGAAAAACATCTCCTTTTTTTAACTATCCTTAATCACATATTTTTATATTCTATGATTAAATATAGTCATTTATAAGAACAAATATTTAGTTAGTTGCTTTAATTGGTGCACTTACAACACCTTCAAATATTACATTTCTTGCAGTATCTGTATATGAATTAGCACTCTTTATTGCTTTATTAACTGGTGATATCTTGTAATTAAACATTAATGGTACTTCAGCTGCTTGATCTAAATAATATTTATGCCATTTCTTATATGCTTCTGCCTTATAATTTGGATCTTCTAATCCTTTGTCATCTGAAATTGCAGCAAGTAATTTATCATTTTCTTCACTTACAAAACGTGTCATATTAAATGCAGCATATCTTGAATTTGATTGTGAAGGATCAAGTGATGTTCCTACTCCCCATGCAGCAGCATACATATCAATATCTGGATCATTTGCTTTTACTTTTTCATAGAATAATTGAAATTCAAGTAATCTTCCGTTTGTTAACTCAACATCAACACCAATTTCTTTCCAATTTTGTATATAGAATTGTGCTAATGGTTCAGCGACATCTGATCCAGACATAGATGCAAATTTAAGTTTTAATCTCTTACCATCTTTATCAACAAATCCATCTCCATCTGTATCTTCATATCCTGCTTTCTTTAATAATTCTTTTGCCTTTTCAGGATTATATGGATATCCAACATTTGTTGAATCATAGAATTTTTTAAATATTGGTGGAGTTTGCCCATTAGCTCTAGTTCTTAATCCATTATAGAAAGCTTGAGCTGCTTGATCAACATCTAATGCATAAGCTAAAGCCTTTCTTAAATTAACATCTTGTAATGGTGTATCTCTATCCATTATATTTTCTTTTTTCTCATTATCTCTATGACCTAAATTGAATCCTAAATATGAATAATAAAGATCTGGTCTACCAATAAGTGCTAAGTTATCTAAAACAGAATATTTATCATAAGAACTACCAGGCACTCCTATATATGAATGATACTCCCCTTGTTTCATACTTTCAACTACTAATTGTGGTGCAATAGTCTTAATTGTTACCTTTCCAACTTTTACTTTTCCTAAATGATAGTATTCATTAGGTACTAATTCTACTGCTTCTCCTGGTACTATGTTTTTTATAACAAATTGTCCATTTGAAAGAGGATTTTTTCTTAATTTATCAGAACTTTCTAAATCTTTCATAGGTATATCTGATAAATAATGTTTTGGAAGTATACTTCCTATACCTGTAATCGGTCCTCCACTAGTAACAACTTTAGCATTATTCTCTGTTAATTGTATATGTACTTCTGTATCAGAAACTTTAGTAACTCCTGAAATTTTATTAGCCTTACCTAAATGGTATTCAGTCATTCCAACTATTTTACTATGTTCAGATTCATCATATCTAATTCCTGTATAATCTTTATGCCCTAAAACTTCTAAAGTATAGATTAAATCATCTGCTCCTAAAGGATGTCCATCTGACCATTTTAATCCTTCCTTAAATTTAAATATTACTTTTTTATTCTTTAAATCTAATGATAATGTTGCTAATCCACCTTCAACATTTAATGTTTCAAAATCTTCATTTTTCCATAAGATTTCTTCGTTTATGAAAGCTAATATTTCTAAATCATAAGCATCAGTGTAATGTAAACTAGATAATAATCCTTTAAAAGGTGATGAAACAACAAGTGCAACTTTATATTCTGCATTTTCATCAACTATTCCTGGATTTTTATACTCTCTTGGAAAACTTAAACTAATTTTAGAATCTTCTCCTGATTCTGATTTAGATTTTCCTATACCACACGATACCAAAAGTCCTAAACTTGCAAGTGCTAAACTCGCTGTTAATATTTTTTTCATAATTTTCCTCCTAAATATTTGTTTTTATTTTTCTTATAATTTAATGTAAGTATATCACTCTTTACACTATTAAGCAAATATATATTATTTATTAAGTTGATATATTTTATTAATATATGATTTGGATATAAAAAAACTATCCCAACTTTAATAATTAGGATAGTTATTAACATTATATATTTTATATTATTTTGCCTTTTCAGGTAAAGAATTTACAACAGATTCAATTATATTAGATCTCTTAGTATCTGTATATAAATTATCATGTTTAACATTTTTATTTACAGGTGATACCTTATATCTAAACATTAATGGTACTTCTACTGCTTGTTCAACGAAATATTTTTGCCAATCTTTATATGCCTTAACCTTATATTCTAAGTCAGAAAGACCTTTAGAGCTTGAAACTGCTTCTAATAATTTATCATTTTCTTCACTAGTGAAACGAGTAAAGTTAAACATAGCATCTCTAGCTTTTGAAGCTGAAGGATCTAAAGATGTTCCTACTCCCCATGCTGCCATATATATATCTATATCATCTTCATTTGCTTCTAATTTATCATAGAATAAATTAAAGTCTAGTAATCTTCCTGTAGTTAATGTAACATTAACTCCAATTTCTTTCCAATATTGTAAAAATGCTTGTGCAATTGGTTCAGCAACATCTGAACCTGCCATAGTTGCAAATTTCAATTCTAAATTTTTACCATCTTTATCAACAATTCCATCTCCATTAGTATCTTCATACCCTGCTTTTTTCAATAATTCTCTTGCTTTTTCTGGATTATATGGATATCCTTCTAAAGTTTCATCATAATATTTTTTAAATATAGGTGGAGTATGACCATTAGCTCTTTGTCTTAGACCATTATAGTAAGCTGTAGCTATTTCATCTATATTTAATGCATATGATAAAGCTTTTCTTACATTAATATCTTGTAATGGTGTATCTCTGTCAGTTACACTTTCATTTTTACTTTTATCAAAATGCCCTAAATTAAATCCTAAATATTGTATATATAAATCAGGTCTTCCTATTACAGTTATATTACTTAAATCCTTATATTTATCATATGAATCTTGTGGTAAATCTAAATATTGGAAGAAATCTCCATTTTTTAAAGATTCAACAGCTAATTGTGGATTAATTGTTTTTAAAATAATTTTTGCAACTTTTGGTTTTCCTAAATGATAATATTCATTTGGAACTAATTCTATAGATTCTCCAGGAACTATATTTTTAATTACATATTTACCATTTCCTACAGGATTTTTTCTAATTTTATCTGAATATTCTAAATCCTTAACAGGTATATTTTCTAAATCATGTTTTGGTAATAAGTTAGGAACTAATGGACCTCCACCAGTAATTACTTTAGATGATATTTCATCTACATTAATTCTTAATTCAGTATCTGAAATTTTCTCTAATCCTGAAATCTTAGAAGCTTTACCTTCATTATATTCTTTTAATCCCTTTATCTTATAATAATCTATTGGTGAAAATCTAACTCCTGTATAATCAGGATGAGCAACTACCTCAAAAGTATAAATTAAATCATCAACACCCATAGGATGTCCATCTGACCATTTTAGACCTTCTTTAAATTTAATAACCATTTGATTTTTTTCAGTATCTAATGATAAAGTAGCAATTCCACCTTCTACATCTAATATTTCAAAATCTTCATTTTTCCATGTATATTCCTCATTTATCAATTGAATAATGTTTCCATCATTATTATCTTGATAATGTAATGGTGAAAAAATTCCTTTAAATGGACTAGATGTAACCATAGCAATTGTATATGTTGCTCCTTCTATTTCTGGTGCTTCATTTGTATATTCTAATGGAAAGTTTAAGTCTACCTTACTTATTTTTTCTGTTCTTGAATTACCTGGTGAACAAGACATTAACAATCCTAAAGAAGCTAATATTAAACTTACTGATAATCCCTTTTTCATTTCTCCTCCTAAATATTTGTTTTACTTATATATCATTATATCAAAAAATATGATTTATTACAAATCCTTTAAAAATATATTTATCTATTTTCATATAAGTTATCTACATCAATTTTAAGTATTTTATCTTTTATCAAACCTAAGTTTTTATCCAAATATTCTTCTGAAAATTTCTTAGCATTTAAAATTACTTGAATATCATTAACTATATCTAATAATTTTAATTCAGATATACCACTTTGTTTTATACCAAATATTTCTCCAGTATCCCTTAATTTTAAATCTTCTTCTGCAATTTTAAAACCATCTAATGTTTCTTCCATAACTTGAAGTCTTTTTTGAGATATTTCATTTTGTGTTTCAGATAAAAGAAAACAATATGATGAATGTTCTCCTCTACCTACCCTACCTCTTAATTGATGTAGGGAAGATAGTCCAAATCTTTCTGAATTAAGTATAACTATTATACTTGAATTAGGAACATTAACTCCTACTTCAACTACAGTAGTTGAAACTAAAATATCTATTCTTCCTTCCTTAAACTCGTTCATTATATTTTCTTTTTCTTTAGATTTAATTTTTCCATGTAATAATCCTACAGTATATTGAGGGAATTTTTCACAATATTTTTCATATGTTTCAACAGCAGATGATATATTTAATTTATCGCTTTGTACAATTAAAGGTGAAACAACATAAACTTGTCTTCCTTCTTTTATTTTTTTATCTATAAATTCATACATTGAATTTTCTTCTTCTTTATTTTTTATCCACTTAGTTTTAATAGGTTTTCTACCTAAAGGCATAGTGGTTAATAAGGAAACATCTAAATCACCATATATAGTTAAAGCAAGAGATCTTGGTATAGGTGTTGCAGTCATAACTATAAGGTTTGAATATATTCCTTTATCTCTTATCTTATTTCTTTGATCTACTCCAAATTTATGTTGCTCATCTATTATAATTAATCCAAGATTATTAAATTTTAAGTTATCTTCTAATAATGAATGTGTTCCTATTGAAATATTAATATTACCATTTTCAACATTTTTGTATATTTCTTCTTTTTTCTTTGCTCTAGTAGATCCTGTAAGTAATTCTACACGAATGTTTAATTTATCAAATTCCTTTACTACCTCTAAATAATGCTGAGTTGCAAGTATTTCAGTAGGTGCCATTATAACACCTTGATAGTTATTTTCAGCCATATATAGTAATAAAATCAAAGATATTATTGTTTTTCCAGAACCTACATCTCCTTGTATCAATCTATTAATTATCTTACCATTATTTAGTTCCTTATATATCTCAGCTATAATCTTTTTTTGATCCTTTGTTAATTCAAAAGATAATCCTGATACATATTTTTTTACTAAATCCTTATTATCATCTAAAAAATATAGGTTGTAATTTTTAATATTTTCATTATATCTATTTTTTAGTATTTTCATTTCAAGTATAAGTGCTTCTTCAAAAAGTATTCTTTTTTTTGCTTCTTCATACATAAAATTATTTCTCGGAAAATGAATGTTTGCTATAGCTTCTGTTCTACTTATCAGCTTATTTTCTACTATATATTTTTGTGGTAAATTCTCTTCAAATAAAAATAAATACTTTTTAAGTACTTCTTCTACTATTTTTTTCATATTTTTTTGATCTATACCACTACTTAGTGAATATACTGAATCAAGTTTATCTTCTTCATTTAAAACAATATTTCTATTACTACTATTAATCTTACTATAACTAGGATTAATAATTTGTAAATTTCTACTTTTTCTTATCTTACCAGTTATCCGTAATTCCATTCCAACTTCTAATACTCTTAATATATATGGTGAATTGAACCAAACTAGTTCTATTAGCCCTTCTCCATCAGTAAATAGGACTTTAATTAATTTTTTTTTACCAAAAAAAGCATTATTAATAATTAGTACTTTTCCTTCGATTATAACATTTTCTCCATCTATTAATTCAGATATTGGTTTGTGTTTAGCCTTATTTTCATAAGTACGAGGAAAAAAATACACTAAATCATAAAGACTATGTATTCCTAATTTTTTTAATGCTTTTATTTTAGATTTATTTTTATCATTTTTTAAAGTTTTAATATCAAATTCTTCAAGAGTATCATATATTCTTAAATACATAACTCATCCTTTACATATTTTCTAAAAATTCTCTTAATTTCTTAAAAGCACGACCTCTATGACTTACAGTATTTTTAAGTTCTGTTCCTGCTTCTGCAAAATTCATTTTTAAATCTTTAGAATAAAAAATTGGATCATATCCATGACCTAAATTTCCTTTTAATTCATGTGATATACTTCCTTCAGTTTCACCTCTAAATATATACTTTTCTCCATTAGGGAAATAAAGTGTAATAACAGAGATAAACTTTGCATCTCTATTTGTATTTTTTTTATCTACTAATTCAATCATTTTTTTACATCTATCATTATAGTTTTCAAATTCATTAAACCATCTAGCTGTATGCACTCCTGGTTTGCCGTCTAAGGCATCAATACATAATCCTGAATCATCTGAGATTGCTGGTAACCCTGATATTTCACTTACTGCTTTTGCTTTAATTAATGAATTTTCTTCAAAAGTTAGACCATCTTCTACTATTTCTCCAACATTAAATTCTTTTTCAGAAAGTATTTCTATATTTAAATCCTTAAACATAGATCTAAATTCTTCAAGTTTTCCTTCATTTTTTGTAGCCAGTACTATTTTCATTCATCCTCCCCATAATTTAAACAATTTAATATAGAACTATATTCAAAACCTTTATTTATAAGTTTTCTGAAAAGTTTTTGTTTATCTAACTTTGAATTTTTTAAAATAAATTTTTTAATTAATTCTTCTTGATTTTCATTCAGATCTAATTCTGAAAGTACTTCATTTATAATATCAATTGAAATTCCTTTTGAAATCAGCTTAGATTTTAACTTATTAGTTGAATAATTAGGATTAATATTCACATATCTGAATACAAATTCTTTATCATCTAATAGGTTCAATTTTTTCAATTTTTCTATTACATCATTAATAATAAAATGATTTTCTTTATTATATTTTGATTTTAATTTTTGGATTAATTCAAATACAGTTCTATCTTTTAAGGTTATTATATATATTGACTTTGACATCATAGATTCATGAATTATATCATGATATATCCCTGTTATATCCATACCTTTTTTAAGTTTAAACATAGCTTTAATATCTAAGTTTATATCTATAATTTCACCATTATTGACATATACCTTATTTTTTAAAATATTTTCTATTATCTTCATTTCTTATTTTTTCTTATTTCTCACAAATTCAGGATCTTTAAGTTTTGTCATAACCTCTTCTTCAATTTTAGAAAATAATTCTATATTAGTAGTTAATAGATTCTCAACATTAACTTTACCTTGACCTAATTTTTCAGTTCCATAACTAAACCATGAACCACTTTTTTTACATATATCAAATTCTAATGCCAAGTCAAACACTTCTGTAATATGAGAAATTCCTTTTCCATATAAAATAGCAAATTTTGCTTCTTTATGTGGAGGAGCAACCTTATTTTTTGTAATTTTAGCTATAGTTTCAGTCCCTATAACATCATCACCTTGTTTAATAGATAAAGCTTTTTTGATTTCCATTCTAACACTAGAAAAGAATTTTAATGCTCTTCCTCCAGAAGTAGTAG
The genomic region above belongs to Streptobacillus moniliformis DSM 12112 and contains:
- a CDS encoding oligopeptide ABC transporter substrate-binding protein, whose product is MKKILTASLALASLGLLVSCGIGKSKSESGEDSKISLSFPREYKNPGIVDENAEYKVALVVSSPFKGLLSSLHYTDAYDLEILAFINEEILWKNEDFETLNVEGGLATLSLDLKNKKVIFKFKEGLKWSDGHPLGADDLIYTLEVLGHKDYTGIRYDESEHSKIVGMTEYHLGKANKISGVTKVSDTEVHIQLTENNAKVVTSGGPITGIGSILPKHYLSDIPMKDLESSDKLRKNPLSNGQFVIKNIVPGEAVELVPNEYYHLGKVKVGKVTIKTIAPQLVVESMKQGEYHSYIGVPGSSYDKYSVLDNLALIGRPDLYYSYLGFNLGHRDNEKKENIMDRDTPLQDVNLRKALAYALDVDQAAQAFYNGLRTRANGQTPPIFKKFYDSTNVGYPYNPEKAKELLKKAGYEDTDGDGFVDKDGKRLKLKFASMSGSDVAEPLAQFYIQNWKEIGVDVELTNGRLLEFQLFYEKVKANDPDIDMYAAAWGVGTSLDPSQSNSRYAAFNMTRFVSEENDKLLAAISDDKGLEDPNYKAEAYKKWHKYYLDQAAEVPLMFNYKISPVNKAIKSANSYTDTARNVIFEGVVSAPIKATN
- a CDS encoding ABC transporter substrate-binding protein: MKKGLSVSLILASLGLLMSCSPGNSRTEKISKVDLNFPLEYTNEAPEIEGATYTIAMVTSSPFKGIFSPLHYQDNNDGNIIQLINEEYTWKNEDFEILDVEGGIATLSLDTEKNQMVIKFKEGLKWSDGHPMGVDDLIYTFEVVAHPDYTGVRFSPIDYYKIKGLKEYNEGKASKISGLEKISDTELRINVDEISSKVITGGGPLVPNLLPKHDLENIPVKDLEYSDKIRKNPVGNGKYVIKNIVPGESIELVPNEYYHLGKPKVAKIILKTINPQLAVESLKNGDFFQYLDLPQDSYDKYKDLSNITVIGRPDLYIQYLGFNLGHFDKSKNESVTDRDTPLQDINVRKALSYALNIDEIATAYYNGLRQRANGHTPPIFKKYYDETLEGYPYNPEKARELLKKAGYEDTNGDGIVDKDGKNLELKFATMAGSDVAEPIAQAFLQYWKEIGVNVTLTTGRLLDFNLFYDKLEANEDDIDIYMAAWGVGTSLDPSASKARDAMFNFTRFTSEENDKLLEAVSSSKGLSDLEYKVKAYKDWQKYFVEQAVEVPLMFRYKVSPVNKNVKHDNLYTDTKRSNIIESVVNSLPEKAK
- the recG gene encoding ATP-dependent DNA helicase RecG, which codes for MYLRIYDTLEEFDIKTLKNDKNKSKIKALKKLGIHSLYDLVYFFPRTYENKAKHKPISELIDGENVIIEGKVLIINNAFFGKKKLIKVLFTDGEGLIELVWFNSPYILRVLEVGMELRITGKIRKSRNLQIINPSYSKINSSNRNIVLNEEDKLDSVYSLSSGIDQKNMKKIVEEVLKKYLFLFEENLPQKYIVENKLISRTEAIANIHFPRNNFMYEEAKKRILFEEALILEMKILKNRYNENIKNYNLYFLDDNKDLVKKYVSGLSFELTKDQKKIIAEIYKELNNGKIINRLIQGDVGSGKTIISLILLLYMAENNYQGVIMAPTEILATQHYLEVVKEFDKLNIRVELLTGSTRAKKKEEIYKNVENGNINISIGTHSLLEDNLKFNNLGLIIIDEQHKFGVDQRNKIRDKGIYSNLIVMTATPIPRSLALTIYGDLDVSLLTTMPLGRKPIKTKWIKNKEEENSMYEFIDKKIKEGRQVYVVSPLIVQSDKLNISSAVETYEKYCEKFPQYTVGLLHGKIKSKEKENIMNEFKEGRIDILVSTTVVEVGVNVPNSSIIVILNSERFGLSSLHQLRGRVGRGEHSSYCFLLSETQNEISQKRLQVMEETLDGFKIAEEDLKLRDTGEIFGIKQSGISELKLLDIVNDIQVILNAKKFSEEYLDKNLGLIKDKILKIDVDNLYENR
- the rdgB gene encoding RdgB/HAM1 family non-canonical purine NTP pyrophosphatase is translated as MKIVLATKNEGKLEEFRSMFKDLNIEILSEKEFNVGEIVEDGLTFEENSLIKAKAVSEISGLPAISDDSGLCIDALDGKPGVHTARWFNEFENYNDRCKKMIELVDKKNTNRDAKFISVITLYFPNGEKYIFRGETEGSISHELKGNLGHGYDPIFYSKDLKMNFAEAGTELKNTVSHRGRAFKKLREFLENM
- a CDS encoding regulatory protein RecX; its protein translation is MKIIENILKNKVYVNNGEIIDINLDIKAMFKLKKGMDITGIYHDIIHESMMSKSIYIITLKDRTVFELIQKLKSKYNKENHFIINDVIEKLKKLNLLDDKEFVFRYVNINPNYSTNKLKSKLISKGISIDIINEVLSELDLNENQEELIKKFILKNSKLDKQKLFRKLINKGFEYSSILNCLNYGEDE